One window from the genome of Thermaerobacter marianensis DSM 12885 encodes:
- a CDS encoding M42 family metallopeptidase, protein MLLARLSEARGVSGDEAAVRELILEAVLPSIDAYRIDSMGNLLVVKGKNKSGPRVMVAAHMDEVGLMITRVEKNGLLRFAKVGGLDDRLLPGKRVRVGPDGVPGVIGSKPIHLDRRASSVTPSDELYIDIGATSREAAEKLVRPGHYATFDTAFGEFGQGCWKGKAFDDRVGCALLIELLRGDYDFPLYGAFTVQEEVGLRGAATAAYAIHPDVALVLEGTTCADIPGADEHGQSTRLGHGPAITAMDRTVIPPRWLTDRLVAAAERRGIPYQWKRTTFGGTDAGRIHQVRAGVPSAVVSVPCRYIHSPCAVMSRQDFENAQQLVRGFLEDLNEGGVPRHGDPS, encoded by the coding sequence GTGCTGCTGGCGCGGCTCAGTGAGGCCCGGGGCGTCTCCGGTGACGAGGCGGCGGTCCGCGAGCTGATCCTCGAGGCGGTCCTGCCCTCCATCGACGCGTACCGCATCGACAGCATGGGGAACCTGCTGGTCGTCAAGGGGAAGAACAAGTCCGGCCCGCGGGTCATGGTCGCCGCCCACATGGACGAGGTCGGCCTGATGATCACCCGGGTGGAGAAGAACGGCCTTCTGCGCTTCGCCAAGGTGGGCGGCCTGGACGACCGCCTGCTGCCTGGCAAACGGGTGCGGGTGGGGCCCGACGGGGTCCCGGGGGTCATCGGCAGCAAGCCGATCCACCTGGACCGCAGGGCGAGCAGTGTGACCCCCTCGGACGAGCTCTACATCGACATCGGCGCCACCTCCCGCGAGGCGGCGGAGAAGCTGGTGCGCCCCGGGCACTACGCCACCTTCGATACGGCCTTCGGCGAGTTCGGCCAGGGCTGCTGGAAGGGCAAGGCCTTCGACGACCGGGTGGGCTGCGCCCTGCTGATCGAGCTGCTCCGGGGCGACTACGACTTCCCCCTCTACGGCGCCTTCACGGTGCAGGAGGAGGTCGGGCTGCGGGGCGCCGCCACGGCGGCCTACGCCATCCACCCCGACGTGGCGCTGGTGCTGGAGGGCACCACCTGCGCCGACATCCCCGGCGCGGACGAACACGGCCAGTCCACCCGCCTGGGCCACGGCCCCGCCATCACCGCCATGGACCGCACGGTGATCCCGCCGCGCTGGCTCACGGACCGGTTGGTGGCGGCGGCCGAACGGCGCGGCATCCCGTACCAGTGGAAGCGCACCACCTTCGGCGGCACCGACGCCGGGCGCATCCACCAGGTGCGGGCGGGGGTGCCGTCGGCGGTGGTGTCGGTGCCTTGCCGCTACATCCACTCGCCCTGCGCCGTGATGAGCCGGCAGGACTTTGAAAATGCGCAGCAGCTGGTGCGCGGCTTTCTGGAGGACTTGAACGAAGGAGGCGTGCCCCGCCATGGCGACCCCAGCTGA
- a CDS encoding M20/M25/M40 family metallo-hydrolase produces the protein MDAAEVLARLAGIAGPPGHEAPVAAAVEELWRPLATEVRRDALGNVIAVVRGEGLPLPEGGRASVMWAAHMDEIALLVAAIEDEGFLRVDAAGGADPRNLLAQEVTVHTAGGPLAGVVGTKPPHLTSAEEARQVPRLRDLFVDVGLPPEEVRRRVRVGDPITVRQSPARLQGQRMTGKSLDNRVGVTVLTLALEELARRRHAVDVYAVATVQEEVGLRGATTSAYGLHPTLAIAVDVTFGDQPGIPDGKTVEVGKGAAVAQGANVHPRVLEALREAARAEGIATQPEPIPGASGTDAWAIQIAREGIPTGLVSVPLRHMHSPAEVVDLDDVREAARLLAAMAARLDAEAVTRLVGPGWQEVRPGAAGAAQ, from the coding sequence TTGGATGCGGCCGAGGTTCTGGCACGCCTGGCCGGCATCGCCGGGCCCCCGGGCCACGAAGCCCCGGTGGCGGCGGCGGTGGAGGAACTCTGGCGCCCGCTGGCCACGGAGGTGCGGCGGGACGCCCTGGGCAACGTGATCGCCGTCGTCCGGGGCGAGGGGCTGCCCCTGCCGGAGGGCGGGCGGGCCAGCGTGATGTGGGCGGCCCACATGGACGAGATCGCCCTGCTGGTGGCCGCCATCGAAGACGAGGGTTTCCTGCGGGTCGACGCCGCCGGCGGCGCCGACCCCCGCAACCTGCTGGCGCAGGAGGTGACGGTCCACACCGCCGGCGGGCCCCTGGCCGGCGTGGTGGGCACCAAGCCGCCCCACCTGACCAGCGCCGAAGAGGCGCGGCAGGTGCCCCGCCTGCGGGACCTGTTCGTCGACGTGGGGTTGCCGCCCGAGGAGGTCCGGCGCCGGGTGCGGGTGGGCGACCCCATCACCGTGCGCCAGTCCCCGGCCCGCCTCCAGGGCCAGCGCATGACGGGCAAGAGCCTGGACAACCGGGTGGGTGTCACCGTCCTCACCCTGGCGCTGGAGGAACTGGCCCGGCGCCGGCACGCCGTGGACGTCTACGCCGTGGCCACGGTCCAGGAGGAGGTGGGTCTCCGGGGCGCCACCACCAGCGCCTACGGCCTTCACCCGACCCTGGCCATTGCGGTGGACGTGACCTTCGGCGACCAGCCCGGCATCCCCGACGGCAAGACCGTCGAGGTCGGCAAGGGGGCGGCCGTGGCCCAGGGAGCCAACGTGCACCCGCGGGTGCTGGAGGCCCTGCGGGAGGCCGCCCGGGCCGAGGGCATCGCCACCCAGCCCGAGCCCATCCCTGGCGCCTCGGGCACCGATGCGTGGGCCATCCAGATCGCCCGGGAGGGGATCCCCACCGGCCTGGTCTCCGTGCCCCTGCGCCACATGCATAGCCCCGCCGAGGTGGTCGACCTGGACGACGTCCGCGAGGCAGCCCGCCTGCTGGCGGCCATGGCGGCGCGGCTCGACGCCGAGGCGGTGACCCGGCTGGTGGGGCCGGGCTGGCAGGAGGTGAGGCCCGGTGCTGCTGGCGCGGCTCAGTGA
- a CDS encoding HAMP domain-containing histidine kinase, whose amino-acid sequence MPGRGRQALGVMAVAAVTGLAVELARQAGASGWLLAAAGLPPAAAGAWWLDRQWRSRLRQEEHRQWMLEAVLDEFRSRATAVTLAAGMFRRPGNGAGPGLAPAGDDRGDARPRGEDRACTLPREGDRDSIPPAAVSLGDAERRQGQVLVHLEAEAEMLRVTALQMACWLRLQAGRVRPERERVDLAAVAERVARRLAVVARARQVELGFAGRPGPAMVVRGDRALLELLCTSLVAAALERCRPGGRLTVQVDGDGAAVTLCLAGAISGHGGRDPARGAGGGDGGPAGNRWRRGVASPLPLALAEQLLALHGARRRGGGGLPWVVEFPAAHGPFAILRPAGRVVLTRRRDARASVPGKGTRVAGLLLTAAGLRPRPAGARSPRIRPVRPVSRTGVEAAGEGPARQARRVAGDGPGTRGDGRRPTGLVPVTGRVQWVQAALRVIWRLWLRRRVVHGGRATAGGATVRVRPIPPVTGADRWPTPARDPKVPPSHGFRPRVLRP is encoded by the coding sequence ATGCCGGGGCGCGGCCGCCAAGCCCTGGGGGTCATGGCGGTGGCCGCGGTGACGGGGCTGGCGGTCGAACTGGCCCGGCAGGCCGGGGCCAGCGGCTGGCTCCTGGCGGCGGCCGGGCTGCCGCCGGCGGCAGCCGGTGCCTGGTGGCTCGACCGCCAGTGGCGGTCGCGGCTTCGCCAGGAAGAACACCGGCAGTGGATGCTGGAGGCGGTCCTCGACGAATTCCGATCCCGGGCGACGGCGGTCACCCTGGCGGCGGGGATGTTCCGGCGGCCGGGGAACGGGGCGGGGCCGGGCCTCGCCCCGGCGGGGGACGATCGGGGGGATGCCCGGCCGCGGGGCGAGGACCGGGCTTGCACGCTGCCACGGGAGGGCGACCGGGATTCCATCCCGCCGGCGGCCGTCTCCCTGGGGGATGCGGAGCGCCGCCAGGGGCAGGTCCTGGTCCACCTGGAAGCGGAGGCGGAGATGCTGCGCGTCACCGCCCTGCAAATGGCCTGCTGGCTGCGCCTCCAGGCAGGCCGGGTTCGTCCGGAGCGGGAGCGGGTCGACCTGGCCGCGGTGGCCGAGCGGGTTGCCCGCCGGCTGGCGGTGGTGGCCCGGGCCCGGCAGGTGGAGTTGGGCTTTGCCGGGCGGCCCGGGCCGGCCATGGTCGTGCGGGGCGATCGGGCGCTGCTCGAGCTTCTGTGCACGAGCCTGGTGGCCGCGGCTCTGGAGCGCTGCCGGCCGGGGGGCCGCCTGACGGTGCAGGTGGACGGCGACGGGGCAGCTGTGACGCTGTGCCTGGCCGGCGCGATCTCCGGGCACGGCGGCCGCGACCCCGCCCGAGGTGCCGGCGGTGGCGACGGCGGGCCTGCGGGCAACCGGTGGCGCCGCGGCGTGGCCTCGCCGCTGCCGCTGGCGCTGGCCGAGCAGCTGCTGGCCTTGCACGGGGCGCGCCGGCGGGGCGGTGGCGGCTTGCCGTGGGTCGTCGAGTTTCCCGCCGCCCACGGCCCGTTCGCCATCCTCCGGCCCGCGGGGAGGGTGGTGCTGACCCGGCGGCGGGACGCCAGGGCTTCCGTCCCCGGGAAGGGGACCCGGGTCGCCGGGTTGCTCCTCACGGCCGCCGGTCTGCGACCCCGTCCTGCGGGGGCCCGCAGTCCACGGATCCGGCCGGTTCGTCCGGTGTCCCGTACCGGCGTCGAGGCGGCGGGCGAGGGGCCTGCACGGCAGGCCCGGCGGGTCGCAGGTGATGGGCCCGGGACCCGAGGGGATGGGAGGCGTCCAACGGGCCTCGTCCCTGTCACGGGGCGGGTCCAGTGGGTGCAGGCGGCGTTGCGGGTGATATGGCGGTTATGGCTGAGGCGGCGGGTGGTGCACGGCGGACGGGCGACGGCCGGCGGCGCGACGGTACGGGTTCGGCCCATCCCGCCCGTGACCGGCGCGGATCGGTGGCCCACACCGGCCCGCGACCCCAAGGTCCCGCCGTCCCACGGATTTCGGCCCCGCGTCTTGCGGCCTTGA
- a CDS encoding PRD domain-containing protein, translating to MQSGGPRHDGVQPGSLRGDGPRRGDLRGDGPRRGDLRRESPRQRDARQAGVAYQVLKVLNNNAVLARDGTGRAVVLQGRGLGFHARRRTCIPADDPAIEAAYVAGAPGIPVPPWLPGIVADLVERAGATLGEAIDPHIVPALLDHLAFALHRVRQGLPLENPFLAEIEVLFPEELRLARQLLAEVAAAGGRVLPPDEAGFVALHLRAARAGVPVKEPARHTALVHDLVEWVRRRLGVALRPGGLDHARLVAHLRYLLDAVARGGRTPNPLLPRIQEEFPDAMALARQLGDEIARRLGKPVMEDDLGYVALHLAKLMMDAGGPADASPAGAPEEPLRGSPTSP from the coding sequence ATGCAGTCCGGCGGCCCGCGCCACGATGGGGTGCAGCCCGGCAGCCTGCGCGGCGACGGACCGCGGCGCGGCGACCTGCGCGGCGACGGACCGCGACGAGGCGACCTGCGCCGCGAAAGTCCCCGCCAGCGAGATGCCCGGCAGGCGGGGGTGGCTTACCAGGTGCTCAAGGTCCTGAACAACAACGCCGTCCTGGCCCGGGACGGTACGGGGCGAGCCGTGGTCCTGCAGGGCCGCGGGCTGGGGTTTCACGCCCGCCGCCGGACCTGCATCCCCGCGGACGACCCGGCCATCGAGGCGGCCTACGTGGCGGGGGCGCCGGGCATCCCGGTGCCGCCCTGGCTGCCCGGGATCGTCGCGGACCTGGTGGAGCGGGCGGGGGCCACCCTGGGTGAGGCCATCGACCCCCACATCGTGCCCGCCCTGCTGGACCACCTGGCCTTCGCCCTGCACCGGGTGCGGCAGGGCCTCCCCCTCGAAAATCCGTTCCTGGCGGAGATCGAGGTCCTCTTTCCGGAGGAACTGCGGCTGGCGCGCCAGCTCCTGGCGGAGGTGGCGGCGGCCGGCGGGCGGGTTCTACCCCCCGACGAGGCCGGGTTCGTGGCCCTGCACCTGCGAGCGGCCCGGGCCGGGGTACCCGTCAAGGAGCCTGCCCGCCACACGGCCCTGGTCCACGATCTGGTGGAGTGGGTACGCCGGCGCCTGGGCGTGGCGCTGCGACCCGGCGGCCTGGACCACGCGCGGCTGGTCGCCCACCTGCGCTACCTGCTGGACGCCGTGGCCCGGGGCGGGAGGACACCCAACCCCCTGCTCCCCCGCATCCAGGAGGAGTTTCCCGACGCCATGGCGCTGGCCCGCCAGCTGGGGGACGAGATCGCCCGGCGGCTGGGGAAGCCCGTCATGGAGGACGACCTGGGCTATGTGGCGCTGCACCTGGCCAAGCTGATGATGGACGCAGGGGGCCCCGCGGACGCGAGCCCTGCCGGCGCCCCCGAGGAGCCGTTGCGGGGATCCCCTACGAGCCCGTAA
- a CDS encoding PTS transporter subunit EIIC, which translates to MNVMGGLQRIGRALMAPVAVLPAAGILLRLGQPDLLNIPVMAQAGDAIFSNLPLLFAIGVGIGLANQAGVAGLAALVGYVVFQKTLTTINQDLNMGVLAGILTGALAAAMYNRYHGIRLPEWLGFFGGRRFVPLVTAFWALVLGVVFGFVWGPVQGLIDALGNWIVGAGAVGVFVFGVLNRLLLPFGLHHIINSLVWFVFGDYTNPTTGEVVHGDLHRFFAGDKTAGIFMAGWYPIMMFGLVGVALAMIHEAKPENRASARGILLSAALTSFVTGITEPLEFAFMFLTPVLYVTHALLSGISMALVYELGIRHGFTFSAGLIDFVLNWGIATRPALLIPIGLVFMAVYYVLFRFLIRRLDLPTPGREPAEAQANPGA; encoded by the coding sequence ATGAACGTCATGGGGGGGTTGCAGCGGATCGGCCGGGCCTTGATGGCCCCGGTGGCGGTGCTGCCCGCGGCGGGCATCCTGCTGCGCCTCGGCCAGCCGGACCTGCTCAACATCCCGGTGATGGCCCAGGCGGGGGACGCGATCTTCTCCAACCTCCCGCTGCTCTTTGCCATCGGCGTCGGCATCGGCCTCGCCAACCAGGCGGGCGTGGCCGGTCTGGCGGCACTGGTGGGCTACGTGGTCTTCCAGAAGACCCTGACCACGATCAACCAGGATCTCAACATGGGCGTGCTGGCAGGCATCCTCACGGGCGCTCTGGCGGCCGCCATGTACAACCGCTACCACGGCATCCGGCTGCCCGAGTGGCTGGGCTTCTTCGGCGGGCGCCGGTTCGTCCCGCTGGTCACGGCCTTCTGGGCGCTGGTGCTGGGCGTGGTGTTCGGCTTCGTCTGGGGCCCGGTGCAGGGGCTGATCGACGCCCTGGGCAACTGGATCGTGGGCGCGGGCGCCGTGGGCGTGTTCGTCTTCGGGGTGCTGAACCGGCTGCTCCTGCCCTTCGGCCTGCACCACATCATCAACAGCCTGGTGTGGTTCGTCTTCGGCGACTACACGAATCCCACGACCGGCGAGGTGGTCCACGGCGATCTGCACCGGTTCTTCGCCGGCGACAAGACGGCGGGCATCTTCATGGCCGGCTGGTATCCGATCATGATGTTCGGCCTGGTCGGCGTGGCCCTGGCCATGATCCACGAGGCGAAGCCGGAGAACCGGGCGTCGGCCCGCGGCATCCTGCTCTCGGCGGCCCTGACGTCCTTTGTCACGGGCATCACCGAGCCCCTGGAATTCGCCTTCATGTTCCTGACGCCGGTGCTGTACGTGACCCACGCCCTGCTGTCCGGCATCTCCATGGCCCTGGTCTACGAGCTGGGCATCCGCCACGGCTTCACCTTCTCGGCCGGCCTGATCGACTTCGTGCTCAACTGGGGCATCGCCACCAGGCCGGCGCTGCTCATCCCCATTGGCCTGGTGTTCATGGCGGTCTATTACGTCCTGTTCCGGTTCCTGATCCGGCGGCTGGATCTGCCCACACCGGGCCGCGAGCCGGCGGAAGCGCAGGCAAACCCAGGGGCGTGA
- a CDS encoding glucose PTS transporter subunit EIIB — translation MSDKAKAVIEALGGPDNIRELDSCITRLRLVLADPKKVDEAALRRQGAAGVVRMGGGAVQVVFGTSAEHLEAEIKELLGRG, via the coding sequence ATGTCCGACAAGGCGAAGGCCGTGATCGAGGCCCTGGGCGGGCCGGACAACATTCGCGAGCTGGACAGCTGCATCACCCGCTTGCGCTTGGTGCTGGCCGACCCCAAGAAGGTCGACGAGGCGGCCCTCCGGCGCCAGGGCGCCGCCGGCGTGGTGAGGATGGGCGGCGGCGCGGTGCAGGTGGTCTTCGGCACCAGCGCCGAGCACCTGGAAGCCGAGATCAAGGAGCTGCTGGGCCGTGGATGA
- a CDS encoding PTS sugar transporter subunit IIA: protein MPAPVTGRVVPLDQVPDPVFAERMVGDGAALLPEAGEVVAPLAGTVTALFPTGHAVGLRTDDGLELLIHLGIDSAHAEGAFEPLVQVGDRVAAGQRLIRTDLQRLAAAARAPVSPVLVTNLEELGGRIEAVAQGFVWAGRDVLFRVVWPAAGAEANGKPR from the coding sequence GTGCCCGCCCCCGTGACGGGCCGGGTCGTCCCGCTGGACCAGGTGCCGGATCCCGTATTTGCCGAGCGCATGGTGGGCGACGGCGCCGCCCTGCTGCCCGAGGCAGGCGAGGTGGTGGCGCCCCTGGCGGGGACCGTGACCGCCCTCTTTCCCACCGGTCACGCCGTGGGCCTGCGCACCGACGACGGCCTCGAGCTTCTGATCCACCTGGGCATCGACTCGGCCCATGCCGAGGGTGCCTTCGAGCCGCTGGTGCAGGTCGGCGACCGGGTGGCAGCGGGGCAGCGCCTGATCCGTACCGACCTGCAGCGCCTGGCGGCGGCGGCTCGCGCCCCGGTCTCGCCAGTGCTGGTCACCAACCTGGAGGAACTCGGCGGGCGGATCGAGGCCGTGGCCCAGGGCTTCGTGTGGGCGGGGCGGGACGTGTTGTTCCGGGTGGTCTGGCCGGCGGCGGGGGCCGAGGCGAACGGCAAGCCCCGATGA